Genomic window (Vicinamibacterales bacterium):
AGGCCCGCAGGGTCTTCTCAGCTCGTTGCCGGTAGGTATCGTCAGTCGTGAATTCGTGCAAACGCAGCAGATTCAACAGCTGTACAGAATTTCCAGACGGCTCGGCTCCATCGTAACCTGGCTTTTCTCGCGTCAACATCGATTCGTGGTCATTGCCTGAACGAAAGAAACCGCCTTCGGGATCCTCGAACGTAGCAGCGAGGACTTCATCGAAACCTAGAGCCTCCTCCATCCAGCGTGGCTCACTCGTTGCTTCATAGAGGTCGAGGAGTGCAGCGATGAGGAAAGCATAGTCATCCAGATAAGCAGGAACCCGGGCGCGTCCACCGGCGTAGCTGCGGAACAGGCGACTGTCATTCTTTAAGTGCGTGAGAAGAAAGTCGGCAGCCCGTGTGGCCTGGTCAGCGTAATCCGAATCAGCGAGGATGAGAGCAGCCCGTGCAAACGCCGAGATCGTGAGAGCGTTCCACGACGTCAGAATCTTTTCATCCCGTAGCGGTACAGGCCGTGTAGCCCGCGCGTGGTACAGAGTCTCACGCGCTTCCTCAAGTAGTTCCTGCGCTGTGTTCAATTCAATATTTAACTCGGAGGCGACTTCGGCAAGGGCTCTGGGCGTATGGAGGATATTCCGGCCTGCAAAGTTCCCTTCTGCAGTGATGCCGTAATAGCTCGAAACTAACGCGAACGCTTGCTCGTCAAGTGCCGCCTCTAGCTCACCTCGGGTCCAGGTGAAATACCAGCCCTCTTGGCGCGTGCCACTCGGACCGACGCTGTCAGCATCGGTGGCTGAGTAGAATCCGCCCTCGGGTGATGTCATGTCCCGGATGAGGTAGCGAAGAATGTCACGCGAGGTCCCTGCGAAATCATCACGCCCAGTTGCTTGGTAGGCTTCCAAATATGCAGTGACTAGGAGCGCATTGTCATAGAGCATCTTCTCGAAGTGCGGCACCAGCCACCGTGCGTCGGTGGAGTAGCGGTGAAACCCACCGCCTATTTGATCGTAGATGCCACCGCTGGCCATTTGCTCAAGTGTCTGCGTCGCCATGTCGAGCGCTCGTACGTCACCGGTACGTCGATGCTGGCGGAGCATCAACCGAATCGACATTCCACTCGGAAATTTTTGCGTTCCCTGAAGACCTCCGAATTGGTCGTCAAACTGTTCATCGTAGTAGGCAGCGACCGTATCGAGAGTATTTGCGTTGTTCAGTTCTTCGTCGCCAGGGACTGGTGCCAACCGGAGAACAAGCTGGCGTGTGATTTCAGCCGACGCAGCCGCCACTTGGTCAGGTTGTCCGTCGTAGGCCACTTTCAGGCGCTCCAGCATTGTGAAAAATCCGATGCGGGCACCACGGTCGCCATCCCGCGCAGGCACGTAAGTTGTTCCGCTATAAGCTTCTCGTGCTGGGGTGAGCCACACGGTCATCGGCCAGCCACCTTGGCCAGTTAACATCTGCACGACATTCATGTAGATGGCGTCAATGTCTGGTCGCTCTTCGCGGTCGACCTTGATCGCAACATAGTTCTCGTTGAGGTATGTAGCGATTTCCTTGTCTTCGAAGGACTCCTCCTCCATAACATGGCACCAGTGGCACGTTGAGTATCCGACCGACAACAATACGGGCCGATTCAGACGTCGGGCTGCTTCAAAGGCCTCATCGCCCCAGGGATACCAATTCACCGGGTTATGCGCGTGCTGCTGTAGGTAGGGGCTCGCTTCAAGGTAGAGCCGGTTGGTGTATTGTGGCGACCCGTCGGAATTGAGATGGCGGGTGCGTGGCCGATAGTCTGACTGACGTTCTGCCCAAGCTGCTTCAAGGGCTTCGGTGAGTGTGCTGTTGAAGGGACTGGCACCTGGTAGTTGAGCGACGATACCCTGCCCAGGTTGTGCTTGGGCCGTGCTACCGAACCACCCAACAACGGCGATCTTGCACAGGACGACT
Coding sequences:
- a CDS encoding thioredoxin domain-containing protein, with product MSKSIARHTVPQQFRPRLAVGKMLVVLCKIAVVGWFGSTAQAQPGQGIVAQLPGASPFNSTLTEALEAAWAERQSDYRPRTRHLNSDGSPQYTNRLYLEASPYLQQHAHNPVNWYPWGDEAFEAARRLNRPVLLSVGYSTCHWCHVMEEESFEDKEIATYLNENYVAIKVDREERPDIDAIYMNVVQMLTGQGGWPMTVWLTPAREAYSGTTYVPARDGDRGARIGFFTMLERLKVAYDGQPDQVAAASAEITRQLVLRLAPVPGDEELNNANTLDTVAAYYDEQFDDQFGGLQGTQKFPSGMSIRLMLRQHRRTGDVRALDMATQTLEQMASGGIYDQIGGGFHRYSTDARWLVPHFEKMLYDNALLVTAYLEAYQATGRDDFAGTSRDILRYLIRDMTSPEGGFYSATDADSVGPSGTRQEGWYFTWTRGELEAALDEQAFALVSSYYGITAEGNFAGRNILHTPRALAEVASELNIELNTAQELLEEARETLYHARATRPVPLRDEKILTSWNALTISAFARAALILADSDYADQATRAADFLLTHLKNDSRLFRSYAGGRARVPAYLDDYAFLIAALLDLYEATSEPRWMEEALGFDEVLAATFEDPEGGFFRSGNDHESMLTREKPGYDGAEPSGNSVQLLNLLRLHEFTTDDTYRQRAEKTLRAFSTPLQQSPAALSEMLLAIDFRVDMPKEIIIVSADTPSAAEPFLAKFRTTFLPNRILSVVVENDQFDRHASLIPLIEGKFARDGRTTAYVCENRICDLPTTDPLVFAAQLQATRTR